TTCTTCCCCGCCTtgcttccaatttcaatgTCTTTCAGCGTTTTGGTTTCATTTTTACTTTCATTCTTTCGTTCGTTTCCTCTTTCATTCTTGCTTTCATCCTTACCTTGCTTCTCTTCTGgttccttcttcttcttcttctttctagTCTTCTTAGTAGAGGTCGGCGTTACCTCCTGGCTTTGGTCATCAGCGGCGGTACCAACCTCCAATTCTGCCTTgtgcttcttcttcttagaCATTTTCGGCTCCTTATCCTTACCATTTTCTTTATGATGACTATTCTGCAAATCCCTAATTTGAGACACGTTGTGATCTCTatccttctttgcaatgTGCTGAGCTTTGATTATAGCTCGAATCTCTGCAGGATCAGCCTCTTCGCCACATGGATCAAATTCTGAGATTTTCGCCTCATTCCTATATTTCTTagacttcttcttcgatctATCACTGTCTGACGTCTTTGTCTTCTCCTCCAGTTGTCTAAGACGATGTTCAACATCGATGTTTGGATCGTGGTGTAAGTGGGATCGATGTTTCTTGGACTTAGAACGGgccttttcctctttgcCACACTTCTTTGCAGCCTGTTCATTGTTAGCAGGCCAGCCTTGCTCTTTTCCCCAGTTATGATCCTTCACGGtaatttcaacatcttgCTGCTTACGAGGACGTGTTATCAGCTGctccaaatcttcaagcagCTCGGCCGTTTCTGCCAGAGACAAATCTAAACATTGCTTTCTTCGTACGATTGTTCCTCTCGAATGATCTCTCTTGACCGGTTCTGTAGTTTGCCATGGTAATTGCGGCATCTCATAGCACACAGTCAAAGGAGTATCGTCATCTTTCAGCAGGAAATCGACCAAATCACTAGCATCCATTGTAGCTGTTCAAACCATCACTTACAAGCTCTGTGAACTTGTTGTGTAGCGCTGTTTGTTAATAATGGCGCTGTAATAACGAAACAATTTTCACGTCAATTATTGACtatcttcaagatcaacttGATCGAGAAGCACAAGAGCACCGTACATCACATCATGTTAAAAGCTGTGAGTCCCAGAACATTAAAAGCCAGTATTTTGCCCACAGTGGTGAGAAGCTCTTCGCCTATAGTATCGAAGATTGCCGCATCTCACCGTTTATTG
This DNA window, taken from Torulaspora delbrueckii CBS 1146 chromosome 2, complete genome, encodes the following:
- the SKA1 gene encoding Ska1p (similar to Saccharomyces cerevisiae YKL023W; ancestral locus Anc_2.666), translating into MDASDLVDFLLKDDDTPLTVCYEMPQLPWQTTEPVKRDHSRGTIVRRKQCLDLSLAETAELLEDLEQLITRPRKQQDVEITVKDHNWGKEQGWPANNEQAAKKCGKEEKARSKSKKHRSHLHHDPNIDVEHRLRQLEEKTKTSDSDRSKKKSKKYRNEAKISEFDPCGEEADPAEIRAIIKAQHIAKKDRDHNVSQIRDLQNSHHKENGKDKEPKMSKKKKHKAELEVGTAADDQSQEVTPTSTKKTRKKKKKKEPEEKQGKDESKNERGNERKNESKNETKTLKDIEIGSKAGKKETKNEKKKDIKDLDHHFNEEVKNKSSGNATRPKRKFKRREAAEKDHLTIQHSK